Proteins from a single region of Geothrix sp. PMB-07:
- a CDS encoding PLP-dependent aminotransferase family protein, with translation MLLELKNEGRHPAGRQIVTQIQDLIQEGHLNPGECLPSTRRLGEQLGLHRSTIANAYQELWALGWLELRPGTLPRVRRRGALKTAATPLTGQFPWAERMVVPPPEPMPVPNPAETPVSFNTLGMDPRLMPVEPLARSLKAVLRREGAQLLDYGDPQGLQTFRECLSHRMAQHGITASPEEILVTHGAQQALDLALAGLTRPGDAILVESPTYNQMLKLLALRRVRPLAIPTGATGLDLAALEALIQKEKPALLYTMPSFQNPTGRSLTQAQREGLLALCEQYALPILEDGFEEEMTYFGRPVLPLKSMDRSGLVLYSGTFSKVLFPGLRVGWLVGSRACVETLATVRRAVDLGTPPLLQAALEDFIRKGHFDQHLARLHRAFRRRMTACLAALRRELDPEQVRWEAPLGGYLVWLKVEGLPTSLDLEEALLAHGIQVRSGNRFFIESQEGGPYLRLSISNLDETDIARGIARLGAGLRALKAAHALTL, from the coding sequence GTGCTGCTGGAACTCAAAAACGAAGGCCGACACCCGGCGGGGCGACAAATCGTCACCCAGATCCAAGACCTCATTCAGGAAGGTCACCTGAATCCCGGCGAATGCCTGCCTTCCACCCGCCGCCTGGGCGAACAGCTGGGCCTCCACCGCTCCACCATCGCGAATGCCTATCAGGAGCTCTGGGCCCTGGGTTGGCTGGAACTGCGTCCGGGCACCCTGCCCCGGGTTCGGCGCCGAGGCGCCCTGAAGACGGCCGCCACGCCGCTCACCGGCCAATTCCCTTGGGCCGAGCGGATGGTGGTTCCGCCACCGGAGCCCATGCCCGTGCCCAACCCTGCCGAGACGCCCGTCTCCTTTAACACCCTCGGCATGGATCCCCGCCTCATGCCCGTGGAGCCCCTGGCCCGTTCCCTGAAGGCCGTACTGCGCCGGGAAGGCGCCCAGTTGCTGGATTACGGCGATCCCCAGGGCCTGCAGACCTTCCGCGAATGCCTGTCCCACCGGATGGCCCAGCATGGGATCACGGCCTCACCCGAAGAGATCCTGGTCACCCACGGGGCGCAGCAGGCCTTGGACCTGGCCCTGGCGGGGCTCACCCGGCCCGGAGATGCGATTCTGGTGGAATCCCCCACCTACAACCAGATGCTGAAGCTCCTGGCCCTGCGTCGGGTGCGGCCCCTGGCCATTCCCACCGGGGCGACGGGATTGGATCTGGCGGCACTCGAAGCCCTGATCCAGAAGGAAAAACCGGCCCTGCTCTACACCATGCCCAGCTTCCAGAACCCCACGGGACGGAGCCTCACCCAGGCCCAGCGCGAGGGCCTCCTGGCCCTGTGCGAGCAATACGCCCTGCCCATTCTGGAGGATGGCTTCGAGGAGGAGATGACCTACTTCGGGCGCCCGGTCCTCCCCCTGAAATCCATGGATCGAAGTGGGCTGGTGCTCTACTCCGGCACCTTCTCCAAGGTGCTCTTCCCTGGCCTGCGCGTGGGCTGGCTGGTGGGTTCCAGGGCTTGCGTCGAAACCCTCGCCACGGTTCGCCGGGCGGTGGACCTGGGCACCCCGCCTCTGCTGCAGGCGGCCCTGGAGGATTTCATTCGCAAAGGCCACTTCGACCAGCACCTCGCCCGCCTGCACCGCGCCTTCCGCCGGCGCATGACGGCCTGCCTGGCCGCCCTGCGCCGGGAACTGGATCCCGAACAGGTGCGTTGGGAGGCCCCCCTCGGGGGCTACCTCGTCTGGTTGAAGGTGGAGGGCCTTCCCACCTCCCTGGATTTGGAGGAGGCACTCCTGGCACACGGCATTCAGGTGCGCTCGGGGAACCGCTTCTTCATCGAAAGTCAGGAAGGCGGCCCCTACCTCCGGCTCTCCATTTCCAACCTCGACGAGACTGACATCGCCCGGGGCATCGCCCGTCTGGGCGCAGGCCTGCGGGCGCTGAAGGCCGCGCACGCCCTCACCCTCTAA
- a CDS encoding bifunctional 2-polyprenyl-6-hydroxyphenol methylase/3-demethylubiquinol 3-O-methyltransferase UbiG: MPFVNAYADATRAAAYAELTFPGTYHLAFRDLPQLLGRPFAGALVLDFGCGAGRSTRFLKALGFDTEGVDLSEAMLRQARQRDPQGTYLQVPDGDLSLLASGRYDRILSAFTFDNVRVESKAPLFRHLARLLRPGGRLLNLVSSEELYQLEWASFSTAPFPANRTARSGDPVFTVMKDVPDARPVEDICCPEADFLSLYQAAGLRRIQAHRPLGHTSEPFEWIHETTVAPWRIDVLEVLPPKPPAALGRLFGLFTGAC; this comes from the coding sequence ATGCCTTTCGTGAACGCTTATGCCGATGCCACCCGGGCCGCCGCCTACGCGGAACTGACCTTTCCGGGCACGTACCACTTGGCGTTTCGGGATCTGCCGCAGCTTCTCGGCAGGCCTTTCGCGGGAGCGCTGGTCCTCGATTTCGGTTGCGGCGCGGGAAGGTCCACCCGTTTCCTGAAGGCCCTGGGTTTCGACACCGAAGGGGTGGATCTTTCTGAGGCCATGCTCCGTCAGGCTCGCCAGCGCGATCCCCAGGGCACCTACCTCCAGGTGCCGGACGGCGATCTCTCCCTGCTCGCCAGCGGGCGCTACGACCGCATCCTGTCGGCCTTCACCTTCGACAACGTGCGCGTGGAAAGCAAGGCGCCCCTGTTCCGCCACCTGGCACGCTTGCTGAGGCCCGGCGGACGCCTGCTCAACCTGGTCAGTTCCGAAGAACTTTACCAACTGGAGTGGGCTTCCTTCAGCACCGCCCCCTTCCCGGCCAACCGCACCGCCCGCTCTGGCGACCCCGTGTTCACGGTCATGAAAGACGTGCCCGATGCGCGGCCCGTGGAGGACATCTGCTGCCCCGAAGCCGATTTCCTGAGCCTGTACCAGGCCGCGGGCCTGCGCCGCATCCAGGCCCATCGGCCCCTCGGCCACACATCCGAACCCTTCGAGTGGATCCACGAAACCACCGTCGCCCCCTGGCGCATCGACGTGCTGGAAGTGCTCCCGCCCAAGCCTCCGGCGGCCCTGGGCCGCCTGTTCGGCCTGTTCACCGGCGCCTGCTGA